From the genome of Ficedula albicollis isolate OC2 unplaced genomic scaffold, FicAlb1.5 N00406, whole genome shotgun sequence, one region includes:
- the SLC25A11 gene encoding mitochondrial 2-oxoglutarate/malate carrier protein, whose translation MWGRSRHPGRRKQLWCRRVLIRAMWWLWRFLFPPSPPRLTHGWGEGPAADPWQELGYPGLGRGVDRVSWPLSPSPSLEGPGAAASSVPLPLLAPQQTQTASTSPQCTQSASRCPALHPRRLPVTPKRLLPGAPLRPPKMAAYRERGRSYFAPAFAPTNPLAHRIASESLKCSPSPLQTPSTSLIPKASSDFVSPGLLQEGGCGGLWRGVMGATVFVQPLDLVKNRMQLSGAGAKGREYRTSLHALGSILRHEGLRGIYTGYGPPRTPPATTLHLQILGSSLETPWDPPLNLSSLHVLGSVPPSGARAVVVNAAQLASYSQSKQFLLDSGHFRDDILCHFCASMISGLVTTAASMPVDIVKTRIQNMRTIDGKPEYRNGLDVLIKVVRYEGFFSLWKGFTPYYARLGPHTVLTFIFLEQMNKWYQRLFLSA comes from the exons atgtggggcaggagcaggcatCCGGGCAGGCGGAAGCAGCTCTGGTGCCGTCGAGTCCTTATAAGGGCAATGTGGTGGCTCTGGCGCTTCCTGTTCCCCCCCTCACCCCCCCGGCTGACTCACGGATGGGGGGAAGGGCCCGCAGCTGACCCATGGCAGGAACTGGGGTACCCGGGCTTGGGCCGTGGGGTGGACAGAGTGTCATGGCCCCTGTCCCCCTCACCCAGCCTGGAGGGTCCAGGTGCTGCGGCCTCCTCCGTGCCTTTGCCCCTGCT tgccccccagcaGACCCAGACTGCCTCTACTTCCCCCCAGTGCACCCAAAGTGCCTCCCGGTGCCCCGCACTGCACCCAAGGCGCCTTCCAGTGACCCCAAAGCGCCTCCTA CCGGGGGCTCCCCTCAGGCCCCCCAAAATGGCGGCATATCGCGAGAGGGGGCGGAGCTACTTCGCACCCGCCTTCGCCCCAACCAATCCTCTTGCCCACCGA ATCGCTTCTGAGTCCCTCAAATGCTCCCCAAGCCCCCTTCAGACCCCCTCAACCTCCCTA ATCCCCAAAGCTTCTTCAGACTTCGTCAGCCCAGGTTTACTGCAAGAGGGCGGATGTGGGGGGCTGTGGAGAGGGGT GATGGGGGCTACTGTCTTTGTGCAGCCCCTGGACCTGGTGAAGAACCGGATGCAGctgagcggggccggggccaAGGGCCGTGAGTACCGGACGTCCCTGCACGCCCTGGGCTCCATCCTACGCCACGAGGGACTGAGGGGCATCTACACGGGGTACGGGCCCCCCAGAACCCCCCCTGCAACCACCCTGCACCTCCAAATCCTTGGGTCATCTCTTGAAACCCCCTGGGACCCCCCTCTAAACCTCAGCTCCCTGCATGTCCTGGGGTCAGTCCCTCCCTCAGGAG CCCGCGCCGTGGTGGTCAACGCTGCCCAGCTCGCCTCGTACTCGCAGTCCAAACAATTCCTGCTGGACTCCG GGCATTTCCGTGACGACATCCTGTGCCACTTCTGCGCCAGCATGATCAGCGGGCTGGTGACCACGGCGGCCTCCATGCCTGTCGACATCGTCAAGACCCG CATCCAGAACATGAGGACAATAGATGGGAAACCCGAGTACCGCAATGGGCTG GACGTGCTGATCAAGGTGGTGCGCTACGAGGGCTTCTTCAGCCTCTGGAAGGGCTTCACCCCCTACTACGCCCGCCTGGGCCCCCACACCGTGCTCACCTTCATCTTCCTCGAGCAGATGAACAAGTGGTACCAGCGGCTCTTCCTCAGTGCCTGA